The sequence below is a genomic window from Bosea sp. F3-2.
CTCCGAAATCGTCGATGGCGATGCGCGCGCCCTGCGCCTTGATGCCCGCGAGCAGCTTCGCCACCCGCGTCGGGTTGTCGATCGTCGCGGTCTCGGTGACCTCGACGATCAGGCGTGAGGCTTCGCTTCTGGCGGCGGCCGTGCAGGCCACGAAGGCATCGAACCATTCCGGATCTGTCAGCGAACGGGGCGAGACGTTGACCGACAGCACCAGAGCGGGATCGTCGCGCAGCATCGCCATGGCGAGTTCGAGCACGCGATGGTCGAAGAGCCGCACGAGGCCGCGCCGCTCCAGCATGGGAATGAGCTCGGCCGAGGAGAAGTAGAGCCCGGTTTCGCCCTGGCCGACTCGCAGCAGTGCCTCATGGAAGGCGGGTTCGCGCGAGCCAGCCCTGACCACGGGCTGCAAAGCGAGCTGCACGCGCCTTTCGTTCAAGGCGGCGATCGCCTGTACGTCGAAGCCGACCTGATCGGCCGCGGCTTCGCGGCGGGGGCGCGGCTTGGCGGTGACGACGGTGTCGATGGCGCCGGCGCGGGCCGCGGCCAGGGCTCCTTCGGCCGCGCTCAGCAGCGAGCCGGCATGGGTTCCCAGCTCTGGCGCACTGGCGGCGCCGACACGCAGGCGCACGAGCGCGATGCCGCGCGCGGTCTCGATCGCGGATTGGGCAACGATCTTGATGAAACGCCGCGCGGCCGATTCGATCTGGTCCTGCGGGCAGCCGACGAGCAGGATCGCGAAGCTGTTGCCGGCATAGCGGACCAGATGGTCGCGCCGGCGCGTGACCGAGCGCAGCCGCTCATGCACGGTGCTGATGATCTCGTCGGTCGCCTCGTGGCCGAAATCGTCATTGAGACGTGCGAGCTCGTCGATCGCCGCCACCAGGATCACGACGGGGCGTTCGGCCGGCGGATGCTCCTTGAGCGTCGCATCGATGCGCTCCAGCAGGGCGGGCCGGTCGGAGAGTTCGTTGCCGAGCCGCTCCAGCTCGTCTGCCCGTGCGGCACGCTCGAGCCTGATGATGCCACGCGCGCGCGCCGGGCGGCCATCGGTCCCGGCGAACCAGCGGCCGGTGTCCTCGGCCCACATCTTGCGGCCGGCGAGGTCGATGGCATAGCGGGTTCGATAGATCACGCCGTCGCCATGGTCGTGCTCGCTCGAGCCGAAGATCGCATCATAGCGGCTCGGGCCGCTGCCGGGTTCGACGAGGCCGGCGAAGGCGAGGCCGCGTGCCAGGGTCTGTGCCGGGATCGGGCCGAGAACCTCGCCGACATTCGGACCCCAGATGAGCGTGTCGCTCTGGACGTCCCAGCCGTAAACCACTTCGCCGATCGAGGAGAGGATGCTGCGGGGGTCGACCGGGCCGCCGTTCTGGAAGCTGAAGATCGAAGGGGTGGGCATCGCTCGGCCTCAGGGGGATGGCCACGCAGCGCCGTTCTGGTGCTTCGTCGCCCGTCCGGATGATGGGAAGTGCCTCGAAACGATGCGGCAATTTTGATTAACGCGCCGTTAAGACTGGCCACCGGATTGCAGCCTGAACTCCGTCACATTGAGTTTGTGCCGGAGTGAGACATGGTGGAGGCCCGAGTTTGGCCGGGGCGCGATGCAGCCCATGTCGAGGCATCTGCGCTTCTGCTGTTGCAGGCTGCTGCGGCGCGGGCGGAGATCGGCCCTTTCGCGCGGAAAGGGATCACAACGCCCCAATCGGCTGCGGGTTGCTATCGGGCGGCGGCGCAGCTTCTGCCAAGGGGCCGGCTGCCGCGGCCTCGCTCGCGCCCTCGGCCGAGAGTGTGCTGATTTTACACGGAACCGCGTGTCATCCCGGCCGGAGCGAAGCGGAGAGCCGGGATCCATGCCTGAACCTTGATCGGATACGCTCCGGCATGGATCCCGGGTCAAGCCCGGGATGACCCGCGTGGTTCCGTCAAAACACAGCAGGCTTTAATGGAAAGCAGGCAAAGAAAAACCGGCCTCGCGGCCGGTTCGCATTCGTCGTCGCTGGAGCGGCATCGCTGCCGCATCCGGCTCAGGCGTCGGTCTTGACCTTGAGGACCTGACGGCCGCGGTACATGCCGCTCTTCAGGTCGACATGGTGCGGACGGCGCAGCTCGCCCGAGTTCTTGTCCTCGATATAGGTGGGCTGCTTCAGCGCGTCGGCCGAGCGGCGCATGCCACGCTTCGACGGCGACGTCTTTCTCTTCGGAACGGCCATTGTACTCTCCATCGTGCCGCCGTTCGGACGCAGGCCACAAGGCCACGCCTCCGCCACGGCGACGGATCAATCTCGTGAGGCGTTGCCCATACACCGTCAGGGCGAGCATGGCTAGAGCTGAATCCGGTTTTCTTCGGAATACCGGCGGGATCAGTCGGGAAGAGCGCAATCTCCGAGCGATCCGAGCTGTCCAAGCCTTCGCTGCGTGCGCGCGGCGGCCGATTGCAGCACTCGGCTCGGCTTCCCCGGGTCGCGCAGCAGAGGATTCGGCAGCGCTGCCGCCAGCCGCGCAGCTTCGGCGGGGCTGAGTCGCGCGACGGCTTTGCCGAAATAGCGCTGCGCCGCGGCCTCGGCCCCGAACAGGCCGTGACCCCATTCGGCGACGTTGAGATAGACCTCGATCACGCGCTGCTTGCCCCAGGCGAAGTCGATCGCCAGCGCCAGCGGAATCTCCAGCCCCTTGCGGATATAGGAGCGACCGGGCCAGAGGAAGACGTTCTTGGCGGTCTGC
It includes:
- the rpmF gene encoding 50S ribosomal protein L32, translated to MAVPKRKTSPSKRGMRRSADALKQPTYIEDKNSGELRRPHHVDLKSGMYRGRQVLKVKTDA
- a CDS encoding bifunctional diguanylate cyclase/phosphodiesterase, with the translated sequence MPTPSIFSFQNGGPVDPRSILSSIGEVVYGWDVQSDTLIWGPNVGEVLGPIPAQTLARGLAFAGLVEPGSGPSRYDAIFGSSEHDHGDGVIYRTRYAIDLAGRKMWAEDTGRWFAGTDGRPARARGIIRLERAARADELERLGNELSDRPALLERIDATLKEHPPAERPVVILVAAIDELARLNDDFGHEATDEIISTVHERLRSVTRRRDHLVRYAGNSFAILLVGCPQDQIESAARRFIKIVAQSAIETARGIALVRLRVGAASAPELGTHAGSLLSAAEGALAAARAGAIDTVVTAKPRPRREAAADQVGFDVQAIAALNERRVQLALQPVVRAGSREPAFHEALLRVGQGETGLYFSSAELIPMLERRGLVRLFDHRVLELAMAMLRDDPALVLSVNVSPRSLTDPEWFDAFVACTAAARSEASRLIVEVTETATIDNPTRVAKLLAGIKAQGARIAIDDFGAGHTSLRHLRAFPIDILKIDGAFTQNLRRSTDDRFYVRTLIDLAGHLGVETVAEWVDDEMQAAMLRDWGVTYLQGHLVGRAELHASMQQMPRRKLATG